In Citrobacter sp. RHB25-C09, the following proteins share a genomic window:
- the ubiE gene encoding bifunctional demethylmenaquinone methyltransferase/2-methoxy-6-polyprenyl-1,4-benzoquinol methylase UbiE: MVDNSQETTHFGFQTVAKEQKADMVAHVFHSVASKYDVMNDLMSFGIHRLWKRFTIDCSGVRRGQTVLDLAGGTGDLTAKFSRMVGETGKVVLADINDSMLKMGREKLRNIGVIGNVEYVQANAEALPFPDNTFDCITISFGLRNVTDKDKALRSMFRVLKPGGRLLVLEFSKPIIEPLSKAYDAYSFHILPRIGSMVANDADSYRYLAESIRMHPDQDTLKAMMQDAGFESVDYYNLTAGVVALHRGYKF; the protein is encoded by the coding sequence ATGGTGGATAATTCACAAGAAACGACGCACTTTGGTTTTCAGACCGTTGCTAAAGAGCAAAAAGCGGACATGGTGGCCCACGTTTTTCATTCAGTGGCATCAAAATATGATGTCATGAATGATCTGATGTCCTTCGGGATACATCGTTTGTGGAAGCGCTTCACCATTGACTGTAGCGGCGTGCGTCGTGGTCAGACAGTGCTTGATTTGGCCGGTGGTACAGGTGACCTGACGGCGAAATTCTCCCGCATGGTGGGGGAAACGGGCAAAGTGGTCCTGGCCGACATTAACGACTCGATGCTCAAAATGGGCCGTGAAAAGCTGCGCAATATTGGCGTCATCGGCAACGTTGAATACGTCCAGGCGAATGCCGAAGCGCTGCCCTTCCCGGATAACACCTTTGACTGCATCACTATTTCCTTCGGTCTGCGTAACGTCACGGACAAAGACAAAGCCCTGCGTTCGATGTTCCGCGTACTGAAGCCAGGTGGTCGTCTGCTGGTGCTTGAGTTTTCTAAGCCAATTATTGAGCCGCTGAGCAAAGCCTACGACGCATACTCTTTCCATATCCTGCCGCGTATTGGTTCGATGGTCGCTAATGATGCCGACAGCTATCGCTATCTGGCTGAATCCATCCGTATGCATCCGGATCAGGACACCCTTAAAGCCATGATGCAGGACGCCGGATTCGAAAGCGTCGACTATTACAACCTGACTGCGGGTGTGGTTGCGCTACATCGCGGCTATAAGTTCTGA
- the rmuC gene encoding DNA recombination protein RmuC: protein MDISIVIYAVIALVGIALGWLIASYQHAQQKAEQFAEREEMVAALSATKQQLAQSDHWRDECEMLNNELRNLRSINSSLEADLREVTTRMEATQQHAEEKIRQMINSEQRLSEQFENLANRIFEQSNRRVDEQNRQSLNGLLTPLREQLDGFRRQVQESFGQEARERHTLAHEIRNLQQLNAQMAQEAVNLTRALKGDNKTQGNWGEVVLTRVLEASGLREGYEYETQVSLENDVRSRMQPDVIVRLPQGKDVVIDAKMTLVAYERYFNAEDDYTRESALQEHIASVRNHIRLLGRKDYQQLPGLRTLDYVLMFVPVEPAFLLALDRQPELITEALKNNIMLVSPTTLLVALRTIANLWRYEHQSRNAQQIADRASKLYDKLRLFVDDMSSIGQSLDKAQDNYRQAMKKLSSGRGNVLAQAEAFRGLGVEIKREINPELAEHATSQDEEYRLRSVAEEADDTPYPDDDEIKQQSL from the coding sequence TTGGATATCTCAATCGTCATTTATGCGGTGATTGCACTGGTGGGCATTGCGCTTGGCTGGCTGATTGCCAGCTATCAGCATGCGCAACAAAAAGCCGAACAATTCGCCGAGCGCGAAGAGATGGTGGCGGCATTAAGCGCGACAAAACAACAGCTTGCTCAAAGTGACCACTGGCGCGATGAGTGTGAAATGCTCAATAACGAATTGCGCAATCTGCGCAGCATTAACTCCTCCCTTGAAGCCGATCTGCGTGAAGTCACAACGCGGATGGAAGCAACGCAGCAGCATGCGGAAGAGAAAATACGCCAGATGATAAACAGCGAGCAGCGCCTCAGCGAACAATTTGAAAACTTGGCTAACCGGATATTTGAACAAAGTAATCGCCGGGTTGATGAGCAAAACCGGCAGAGCCTTAATGGTTTGCTGACGCCGCTACGTGAACAGTTAGACGGCTTTCGTCGCCAGGTGCAGGAGAGCTTTGGTCAGGAAGCGCGCGAGCGTCATACCCTGGCGCACGAAATCCGCAATCTCCAACAGCTTAATGCGCAAATGGCGCAGGAGGCCGTTAACCTGACGCGTGCGCTGAAAGGGGATAACAAAACCCAGGGCAACTGGGGCGAGGTGGTGCTGACTCGCGTTCTGGAAGCTTCTGGTCTGCGCGAAGGTTACGAATACGAAACGCAGGTGAGCCTCGAAAATGACGTTCGTTCGCGGATGCAGCCCGATGTGATTGTGCGGTTGCCGCAGGGCAAAGATGTGGTGATCGACGCCAAAATGACGCTGGTGGCCTACGAACGTTACTTTAATGCCGAAGATGATTACACCCGTGAAAGTGCGCTTCAGGAACATATTGCGTCGGTGCGTAACCACATTCGCTTATTGGGGCGTAAGGATTATCAGCAGCTTCCGGGCTTACGCACGCTGGATTATGTGCTGATGTTCGTTCCCGTGGAGCCTGCATTTCTGTTAGCGCTGGACAGGCAACCCGAACTGATTACCGAAGCGCTCAAAAATAATATAATGCTGGTCAGCCCAACGACGCTGCTTGTAGCGTTGCGTACTATTGCTAACCTCTGGCGTTACGAACATCAAAGCCGCAATGCGCAGCAGATTGCCGATCGTGCCAGTAAGCTTTACGACAAGCTGCGACTGTTTGTTGACGATATGTCCTCCATTGGACAGAGCCTGGACAAAGCGCAGGATAACTATCGTCAGGCAATGAAAAAACTCTCTTCAGGGCGCGGTAATGTGCTGGCGCAGGCGGAAGCATTTCGCGGGTTGGGCGTAGAAATAAAACGCGAGATTAATCCGGAACTGGCGGAACACGCCACATCGCAAGATGAAGAGTATCGTTTGCGATCGGTCGCTGAAGAAGCGGATGACACGCCTTATCCCGACGATGACGAGATAAAGCAGCAATCACTTTAA
- the udp gene encoding uridine phosphorylase — MSKSDVFHLGLTKNDLQGATLAIVPGDPERVEKIAALMDKPVKLASHREFTTWRAELDGKAIIVCSTGIGGPSTSIAVEELAQLGIRTFLRIGTTGAIQPHINVGDVLVTTASVRLDGASLHFAPMEFPAVADFECTTALVEAAKSVGATTHIGVTASSDTFYPGQERYDTYSGRVVSRFKGSMEEWQAMGVMNYEMESATLLTMCASQGLRAGMVAGVIVNRTQQEIPNAETMKQTESHAVKIVVEAARRLI, encoded by the coding sequence ATGTCTAAGTCTGATGTTTTTCATCTCGGCCTCACTAAAAACGATTTACAAGGGGCTACGCTGGCTATCGTCCCTGGCGATCCGGAGCGTGTTGAAAAAATCGCCGCGCTGATGGATAAGCCGGTTAAGCTGGCATCACATCGCGAATTCACGACCTGGCGTGCAGAACTGGATGGTAAGGCCATTATTGTCTGCTCGACCGGGATTGGTGGTCCGTCAACATCTATTGCGGTTGAAGAACTGGCGCAGTTAGGCATTCGCACCTTCCTGCGCATCGGTACTACCGGGGCGATTCAGCCACATATCAATGTGGGTGATGTTTTGGTTACTACAGCGTCTGTTCGTCTGGATGGCGCGAGCCTGCATTTTGCTCCGATGGAATTCCCGGCGGTAGCTGATTTCGAATGTACAACAGCGCTGGTTGAAGCCGCTAAATCCGTTGGCGCGACGACGCATATTGGCGTCACCGCTTCTTCAGATACCTTCTACCCAGGCCAGGAGCGCTACGATACCTACTCTGGTCGTGTGGTAAGCCGTTTCAAAGGTTCGATGGAAGAGTGGCAGGCCATGGGCGTAATGAACTATGAAATGGAATCTGCCACCCTGCTGACCATGTGTGCAAGCCAGGGTCTGCGCGCAGGGATGGTTGCGGGCGTTATCGTTAATCGTACCCAACAAGAGATCCCTAACGCCGAAACGATGAAGCAAACCGAAAGCCATGCGGTGAAAATCGTGGTGGAAGCGGCACGTCGTCTGATCTAG
- a CDS encoding dienelactone hydrolase family protein, giving the protein MTLTQQTGFAPAASPLASTTVNTPDDTIVAGMTSIPSQGDDMPAYHARPKQSDGPLPVVIVVQEIFGVHEHIRDICRRLALEGYLAIAPELYFREGDPNDFADIPTLLSGLVAKVPDSQVLADLDHVASWAARNGGDAHRLMITGFCWGGRITWLYAAHNPQLKAAVAWYGKLVGDKSLNSPKHPVDVATDLNAPVLGLYGGQDNSITQDTVETMRQALRAANATTEIIVYPDAGHAFNADYRASYHEESAKDGWQRMLEWFARYGSKK; this is encoded by the coding sequence ATGACACTAACACAACAAACTGGCTTTGCACCTGCGGCCTCTCCCCTTGCCTCAACAACGGTTAATACCCCGGATGATACGATTGTCGCCGGCATGACGTCGATCCCTTCCCAGGGTGATGATATGCCAGCGTATCACGCCCGACCAAAGCAGAGCGATGGCCCGCTGCCAGTGGTCATTGTAGTGCAAGAAATTTTTGGCGTGCATGAACATATCCGCGATATTTGCCGTCGCCTGGCGCTGGAAGGGTATCTGGCTATCGCACCAGAACTCTATTTTCGCGAAGGCGATCCCAATGACTTCGCCGATATTCCGACGCTATTAAGCGGTCTGGTCGCCAAAGTGCCAGACTCTCAGGTGCTGGCCGATCTGGATCACGTCGCCAGTTGGGCCGCCCGAAACGGTGGCGATGCACATCGACTGATGATCACCGGCTTTTGCTGGGGCGGTCGGATTACCTGGCTGTATGCCGCGCATAATCCGCAATTAAAAGCAGCCGTTGCCTGGTATGGCAAGCTGGTTGGTGATAAGTCTCTGAATTCACCAAAACATCCTGTCGATGTGGCGACCGACCTGAATGCCCCGGTGTTGGGACTCTACGGTGGTCAGGATAACAGCATCACGCAGGATACTGTTGAAACCATGCGTCAGGCGCTGCGTGCCGCTAACGCCACAACGGAAATTATCGTCTACCCTGACGCCGGACACGCGTTTAATGCCGATTATCGTGCCAGCTATCACGAGGAATCTGCGAAAGACGGCTGGCAGAGAATGCTTGAATGGTTTGCCAGGTACGGTAGCAAGAAGTAA
- the metE gene encoding 5-methyltetrahydropteroyltriglutamate--homocysteine S-methyltransferase has product MTIINHTLGFPRVGLRRELKKAQESYWAGNATREELLAVGRELRARHWDQQKQAGIDLLPVGDFAWYDHVLTTSLLLGNVPARHQNNEGTVDLDTLFRIGRGRAPTGEPAAAAEMTKWFNTNYHYMVPEFVKGQQFKLTWTQLLDEVDEALALGHKIKPVLLGPVTYLWLGKVKGEQFERLSLLNDILPVYQQVLAELAKRGVEWVQIDEPALVLELPQEWLNAFKVAYDALAGQVKLLLTTYFEGVTPNLNTITALPVQGLHVDLVHGKDDVAELHQRLPADWLLSAGLVNGRNVWRADLTEKYTQIKDIVGKRALWVASSCSLLHSPIDLSVETRLDAEVKSWFAFALQKCEELALLRDALNSGDTTAITQWSAPIQARRHSTRVHNAAVEKRLAAITAQDSQRQSAYEVRAEAQRARFNLPAWPTTTIGSFPQTTEIRGLRLDFKKGNLDAGNYRTGIAEHIKQAIVEQERLGLDVLVHGEAERNDMVEYFGEHLDGFVFTQNGWVQSYGSRCVKPPVVIGDVSRPEPITVEWAKYAQSLTDKPVKGMLTGPVTILCWSFPREDVTRETIAKQIALALRDEVADLEAAGIGIIQIDEPALREGLPLRRSDWDAYLQWGVEAFRINAAVAKDDTQIHTHMCYCEFNDIMDSIAALDADVITIETSRSDMELLESFEEFDYPNEIGPGVYDIHSPNVPSVEWIEALLKKAAQRIPAQRLWVNPDCGLKTRGWPETRAALANMVQAAQNLRQS; this is encoded by the coding sequence ATGACAATTATTAATCACACCCTCGGTTTCCCTCGCGTTGGCCTGCGTCGCGAGCTGAAAAAAGCGCAAGAAAGCTACTGGGCGGGTAACGCCACACGTGAAGAACTGCTGGCGGTGGGGCGTGAACTGCGCGCACGCCACTGGGATCAGCAGAAACAAGCGGGCATTGACCTGCTGCCGGTGGGGGATTTCGCCTGGTACGATCATGTTCTGACCACCAGTCTGCTGTTAGGTAATGTGCCGGCTCGTCATCAGAACAATGAGGGCACGGTCGATCTCGATACGTTGTTTCGCATTGGTCGTGGCCGTGCGCCAACCGGAGAGCCGGCGGCGGCGGCAGAAATGACCAAGTGGTTTAACACTAACTATCACTACATGGTGCCGGAGTTCGTTAAGGGGCAGCAGTTCAAACTGACCTGGACTCAATTGCTGGATGAAGTGGACGAAGCGCTGGCCCTGGGCCATAAGATCAAACCCGTGCTGCTAGGGCCGGTGACATACTTGTGGCTGGGCAAAGTAAAAGGCGAACAGTTCGAACGCCTGAGTCTGCTGAACGACATCCTGCCGGTATATCAGCAGGTGCTGGCTGAACTGGCGAAACGCGGCGTTGAGTGGGTGCAAATTGATGAACCTGCACTGGTACTGGAACTCCCGCAGGAATGGCTTAACGCCTTTAAGGTGGCTTATGACGCGCTTGCCGGTCAGGTGAAACTGTTATTGACCACTTACTTCGAAGGCGTGACGCCGAACCTCAACACCATCACCGCTTTGCCAGTGCAGGGTCTGCATGTTGACCTGGTCCACGGTAAAGACGACGTGGCGGAATTGCACCAGCGTCTGCCTGCTGACTGGCTGTTGTCTGCCGGTCTGGTGAATGGACGTAACGTCTGGCGCGCCGATCTGACGGAAAAATATACCCAAATTAAAGACATCGTCGGAAAACGTGCTCTGTGGGTGGCGTCGTCCTGTTCCCTTCTGCACAGCCCCATTGATTTGAGTGTTGAAACCCGCCTGGATGCAGAAGTGAAGAGCTGGTTCGCTTTTGCCTTACAAAAATGTGAAGAGCTGGCACTGCTGCGCGATGCGCTGAACAGTGGCGACACAACGGCGATTACCCAATGGAGCGCGCCGATTCAGGCCCGTCGTCACTCAACCCGCGTACATAACGCAGCGGTTGAAAAACGTCTGGCGGCTATTACGGCACAGGACAGCCAGCGCCAGAGCGCCTATGAGGTACGTGCTGAGGCGCAGCGTGCGCGCTTCAACCTGCCTGCATGGCCGACGACGACGATAGGCTCTTTCCCGCAAACCACCGAGATTCGCGGCCTGCGTCTGGACTTCAAAAAGGGCAACCTGGATGCGGGCAACTACCGTACCGGTATCGCTGAACACATCAAACAGGCGATTGTTGAGCAGGAGCGCTTAGGGCTGGATGTATTGGTTCACGGCGAAGCTGAGCGTAACGACATGGTGGAATACTTTGGTGAACATCTGGACGGGTTTGTCTTTACCCAGAACGGCTGGGTGCAGAGCTACGGTTCCCGCTGCGTGAAGCCGCCGGTGGTTATCGGTGACGTAAGCCGTCCGGAGCCGATCACCGTGGAATGGGCGAAATATGCGCAATCCCTGACTGACAAACCGGTGAAGGGGATGCTCACCGGGCCGGTAACCATTCTGTGCTGGTCGTTCCCTCGAGAGGACGTGACGCGGGAAACCATCGCGAAGCAAATTGCGCTGGCGCTGCGTGATGAAGTCGCCGATCTGGAAGCCGCAGGTATTGGCATCATTCAGATTGACGAACCGGCGCTGCGCGAAGGTCTGCCGCTACGCCGCAGTGACTGGGACGCGTACCTGCAGTGGGGCGTGGAGGCTTTTCGCATCAATGCGGCAGTGGCGAAAGACGACACGCAGATCCATACGCATATGTGTTATTGCGAGTTCAACGACATTATGGATTCCATCGCAGCACTGGATGCGGATGTCATCACCATTGAAACCTCGCGTTCAGATATGGAACTGCTGGAGTCGTTCGAAGAGTTCGATTATCCGAACGAAATTGGACCGGGCGTGTACGACATTCACTCGCCAAACGTTCCGAGCGTGGAGTGGATAGAAGCGTTGCTGAAAAAAGCGGCACAGCGTATCCCGGCGCAGCGCCTGTGGGTAAACCCGGATTGCGGCCTGAAAACCCGCGGCTGGCCAGAAACCCGCGCCGCGCTGGCGAACATGGTGCAAGCGGCGCAGAACCTGCGTCAGAGTTAA
- the metR gene encoding HTH-type transcriptional regulator MetR encodes MIEIKHLKTLQALRNTGSLAAAAATLHQTQSALSHQFSDLEQRLGFRLFIRKSQPLRFTPQGEILLQLAGQVLPQISRALQACNEPQQTRLRIAIECHSCIQWLTPALENFRAKWPQVEMDFKSGVTFDPQPALQQDELDLVMTSDILPRSGLHYSPMFDFEVRLVLAPEHPLVSKTQIVPEDLASETLLIYPVQRSRLDVWRHFLQPAGISPSLKSVDNTLLLIQMVAANMGIAALPHWVVESFERQGLVVTKTLGEGLWSRLYAAVRDGEQRQPVTEAFIRSARNHACDHLPFVRSAERPSADAPTARPVLQSRL; translated from the coding sequence ATGATCGAGATTAAACACCTGAAAACGCTCCAGGCGTTGCGGAATACCGGGTCGCTCGCCGCCGCTGCGGCGACATTGCATCAGACCCAATCCGCCCTGTCTCACCAGTTCAGCGATCTGGAACAGCGCCTTGGCTTTCGGTTATTTATTCGTAAAAGCCAACCGCTGCGCTTTACGCCACAGGGGGAGATCCTGTTACAACTGGCAGGCCAGGTGCTGCCACAGATTAGTCGTGCGCTACAGGCCTGTAACGAACCACAGCAAACGCGCCTGCGCATCGCCATTGAGTGCCATAGCTGTATTCAGTGGCTAACGCCAGCGCTGGAAAACTTCCGCGCTAAGTGGCCACAGGTGGAGATGGATTTTAAATCCGGCGTGACCTTTGATCCGCAACCAGCCCTGCAACAGGACGAACTGGATCTGGTAATGACGTCCGATATTCTTCCGCGCAGTGGGCTGCATTATTCGCCGATGTTTGATTTCGAGGTACGCCTGGTGCTGGCACCCGAACATCCGCTGGTGAGCAAAACCCAGATTGTGCCAGAAGATTTAGCCAGCGAAACGCTGCTGATTTACCCGGTGCAGCGCAGTCGACTGGATGTATGGCGACATTTCCTCCAGCCCGCCGGGATCAGTCCGTCGCTGAAAAGTGTGGACAATACTCTGCTGCTGATTCAGATGGTGGCGGCTAACATGGGCATCGCTGCGCTTCCGCACTGGGTAGTTGAAAGTTTTGAGCGCCAGGGCCTGGTCGTGACCAAAACCCTGGGCGAGGGATTATGGAGCCGTCTGTACGCCGCCGTGCGCGACGGCGAGCAGCGCCAGCCGGTGACGGAAGCGTTTATTCGCTCGGCACGCAATCACGCCTGCGATCACCTGCCGTTTGTGCGGAGCGCGGAGCGACCCAGCGCCGATGCACCCACAGCGAGGCCAGTATTACAATCGCGCCTGTAA
- a CDS encoding carboxylate/amino acid/amine transporter, which produces MALLIITTILWAFSFSLFGEYLAGHVDSYFAVLVRVGLATLVFLPFLRARGHSLKTLGLYMLVGAMQLGIMYMLSFHAYLYLTVSELLLFTVLTPLYITLIYDVMSKRRLRWGYAFSALLAVIGAGIIRYDQVTDHFWTGLLLVQLSNISFAIGMVGYKRLMETRPMPQHNAFAWFYLGAFVVAVLAWFSLGNAQKMPETTLQWSILVFLGVAASGIGYFMWNYGATQVDAGTLGIMNNMHVPAGLLVNLAIWHQQPHWPSFITGAIVILASLWVHRRWVAPRSAQTAGDRRRDCVPSE; this is translated from the coding sequence GTGGCATTACTCATTATTACCACGATTCTGTGGGCCTTCTCCTTTAGCCTGTTTGGCGAATACCTTGCCGGGCACGTTGATAGCTATTTTGCCGTGCTGGTTCGTGTTGGACTGGCGACACTGGTGTTTCTGCCCTTCCTGCGTGCTCGTGGACATAGCCTGAAAACCCTTGGGTTGTACATGCTGGTCGGCGCGATGCAGCTTGGCATCATGTATATGCTGAGTTTCCATGCTTATCTCTATCTGACGGTGTCAGAACTGCTGCTGTTTACCGTCCTGACGCCGCTTTATATCACGCTGATCTACGATGTCATGAGCAAACGTCGCCTGCGCTGGGGCTATGCGTTTAGCGCCCTGCTGGCGGTGATTGGCGCGGGGATTATTCGCTATGATCAGGTGACCGATCATTTCTGGACGGGTCTGCTGCTGGTACAACTTTCCAATATCAGCTTTGCCATTGGGATGGTGGGCTATAAGCGCCTGATGGAAACGCGTCCCATGCCCCAGCATAACGCCTTTGCCTGGTTTTACCTGGGGGCATTTGTGGTGGCGGTACTGGCCTGGTTTTCGCTGGGTAATGCGCAGAAAATGCCGGAAACGACCCTTCAGTGGAGCATCCTGGTGTTCCTCGGCGTGGCGGCATCAGGGATTGGTTACTTCATGTGGAACTACGGTGCCACCCAGGTGGATGCCGGTACACTAGGCATTATGAATAACATGCATGTACCAGCAGGACTGCTGGTTAACCTGGCGATCTGGCATCAGCAGCCTCACTGGCCGAGTTTCATTACAGGCGCGATTGTAATACTGGCCTCGCTGTGGGTGCATCGGCGCTGGGTCGCTCCGCGCTCCGCACAAACGGCAGGTGATCGCAGGCGTGATTGCGTGCCGAGCGAATAA
- the yigL gene encoding sugar/pyridoxal phosphate phosphatase YigL translates to MYQVVASDLDGTLLSPDHTLSPYAKETLKLLTARGVNFVFATGRHHVDVGQIRDNLEIKSYMITSNGARVHDMDGNLVFTHNLDRDIASDLFGMVNAHPEIVTNVYRDDEWFMNRHRPDEMRFFKEAVFNYSLFEPALLEPEGVSKVFFTCESHETLLPLEQAINARWGDRVNVSFSTLSCLEVMAGGVSKGHALEAVAKAMGYSLKDCIAFGDGMNDAEMLSMAGKGCIMGNAHQRLKDRFPDLDVIGINADDAVPHYLRDLYLR, encoded by the coding sequence ATGTATCAGGTTGTTGCGTCTGATTTAGATGGCACACTGCTTTCTCCCGACCATACCTTATCTCCTTACGCGAAAGAGACACTGAAACTGTTGACCGCTCGTGGTGTTAACTTCGTGTTTGCGACCGGACGTCACCACGTCGATGTAGGACAAATTCGCGATAACCTGGAGATTAAGTCATACATGATCACCTCCAACGGGGCGCGTGTGCATGATATGGACGGAAATCTGGTGTTTACCCACAACCTGGATCGCGATATTGCCAGCGACCTGTTTGGGATGGTGAATGCACACCCGGAGATCGTGACCAACGTCTATCGTGATGACGAATGGTTTATGAACCGCCATCGTCCGGATGAGATGCGTTTCTTTAAAGAAGCCGTATTTAACTATTCGCTCTTCGAACCGGCATTACTTGAGCCGGAAGGCGTCAGCAAAGTGTTCTTCACCTGTGAATCTCATGAAACGCTGTTGCCGCTGGAGCAGGCGATTAATGCGCGTTGGGGCGATCGCGTGAACGTCAGTTTCTCCACGCTGTCCTGCCTGGAAGTCATGGCGGGCGGGGTGTCGAAAGGCCATGCACTGGAAGCCGTCGCGAAAGCCATGGGCTATAGCCTCAAGGATTGCATCGCGTTCGGCGACGGCATGAACGACGCTGAAATGCTCTCCATGGCGGGTAAAGGTTGCATCATGGGCAACGCACACCAGCGCCTGAAGGATCGGTTTCCTGACCTGGACGTTATCGGCATCAACGCCGACGACGCAGTGCCGCACTATCTGCGCGATCTCTATTTACGCTAA
- the pldB gene encoding lysophospholipase L2, whose product MFQQQKDWETRENAFAAFSMGPLTDFWRQREEAEFTGVGSVPVRFVRFRAAQNDRVVVICPGRIESYVKYAELAYDLFHLGFDVLIIDHRGQGRSGRMLSDPHRGHVDNFNDYVDDLTAFWEQEVQPGPWRKRYILAHSMGGAIATLFLQRHPHQCDAIALCAPMFGIVMRLPDWMVRHILDWAEGHQRIREGYAIGTGRWRALPFGMNLLTHSRQRYRRNLRFYADEPQLRVGGPTYHWVREGILAAEQVLAGAGDDATPTLLIQAEEERVVDNRMHDRFCELRAAAGHPVEGGQPLVIKGAYHEILFEKDAMRSVALNAIVDFFDKHNSSAETALLRG is encoded by the coding sequence ATGTTTCAGCAGCAAAAAGACTGGGAAACGAGAGAAAATGCGTTTGCGGCGTTTTCGATGGGGCCATTGACCGATTTCTGGCGTCAGCGGGAAGAGGCGGAATTTACCGGCGTGGGCAGTGTGCCGGTGCGCTTCGTTCGTTTTCGCGCCGCGCAAAACGATCGGGTTGTCGTCATTTGTCCTGGTCGGATTGAAAGCTATGTGAAGTACGCCGAGCTGGCGTATGACCTGTTTCATCTGGGCTTTGACGTGCTCATTATTGACCATCGAGGGCAGGGGCGGTCCGGGCGCATGTTATCGGATCCGCATCGTGGTCATGTCGACAACTTCAACGACTATGTTGATGATCTCACCGCATTCTGGGAGCAGGAAGTCCAGCCTGGACCGTGGCGTAAGCGCTACATTCTGGCGCATTCAATGGGCGGCGCGATCGCCACACTGTTCCTGCAGCGTCATCCGCATCAGTGCGATGCCATTGCGCTCTGCGCGCCAATGTTTGGTATTGTGATGCGTCTGCCGGACTGGATGGTGCGCCATATTCTTGACTGGGCCGAAGGGCATCAGCGTATCCGGGAAGGTTATGCCATTGGCACCGGGCGCTGGCGAGCGCTGCCGTTTGGCATGAATTTGTTAACCCACAGTCGGCAGCGGTATCGGCGTAATCTGCGTTTTTATGCCGATGAACCCCAACTGCGAGTCGGTGGCCCGACTTACCATTGGGTACGTGAGGGTATTCTCGCAGCCGAGCAGGTTTTAGCTGGCGCGGGTGATGATGCCACGCCCACCCTGTTAATTCAGGCAGAAGAAGAGCGTGTGGTGGATAACCGCATGCACGATCGATTTTGTGAACTCCGCGCCGCGGCGGGCCATCCTGTAGAAGGAGGCCAACCGCTTGTCATAAAAGGCGCGTACCATGAGATCCTTTTCGAAAAGGACGCCATGCGCTCAGTCGCGCTTAACGCTATTGTTGATTTTTTCGACAAGCATAACTCATCAGCGGAAACCGCTTTGCTTAGAGGTTGA
- the rhtB gene encoding homoserine/homoserine lactone efflux protein: MLTAIILSLSPGSGAINTMTTSINHGYRGALASIAGLQTGLGIHIVLVGFGLGTLFSRSVLAFEVLKWAGAAYLIWLGIQQWRAAGAIDLNAVANTQSRGRLFQRAVFVNLTNPKSIVFLAALFPQFIMPKEPLLMQYLVLGVTTIVVDIIVMIGYATLAQRIALWIKGPKQMKALNKVFGSLFMLVGALLASARHA; this comes from the coding sequence CTGCTGACAGCGATAATCTTAAGCCTTTCTCCGGGTTCAGGTGCCATTAACACCATGACTACCTCCATCAACCACGGATACCGGGGGGCGCTTGCTTCCATTGCCGGACTGCAAACGGGATTGGGAATTCATATCGTGCTGGTCGGCTTCGGTCTGGGAACGCTGTTTTCACGCTCAGTGCTCGCATTTGAAGTGCTGAAATGGGCCGGTGCCGCCTACCTGATTTGGCTTGGCATTCAGCAGTGGCGGGCGGCAGGCGCCATCGACCTGAATGCGGTGGCGAACACGCAGTCTCGTGGACGACTCTTTCAGCGGGCGGTCTTTGTTAACCTGACCAACCCAAAAAGCATTGTCTTTCTTGCGGCCCTGTTTCCCCAGTTTATTATGCCGAAAGAGCCGCTGCTCATGCAGTATCTCGTTCTCGGTGTCACCACTATTGTGGTCGATATCATCGTGATGATCGGGTACGCCACGCTGGCGCAGCGTATCGCGCTGTGGATAAAAGGGCCGAAGCAGATGAAAGCGTTGAACAAAGTGTTTGGTTCACTGTTTATGCTGGTGGGCGCGCTGCTGGCTTCGGCAAGGCATGCGTGA